A stretch of Lysobacter sp. K5869 DNA encodes these proteins:
- the msbA gene encoding lipid A export permease/ATP-binding protein MsbA, producing the protein MTANATASPWQTYRRLLRFALPYRGLLWLAGIGMLIEAVAGAGFTKLMDPIINQTFIAKNTTVAVWLPAAIVGLFVLRGIAGYITDYYMAKSGRGVARDLRVQVLAKYLRLPGSRFDSEPVPSMLVRLGSDSDQVAQASVDALKVMVQQSTQALALLVVMLWTSWQVTVAVFLMAPPLAWVMDKVGRRYRRISHRIQESGAQLLLAADQALSNQQEVKIYGAQKSELDRYGAIADQYLKLSLKVESTRSIASGMVQLMGSVGLAMLLFVAGREAFAGRLDAGGFVTLMVSMMAIIPNLRQLTNVQNMLQRGVASAERLFEVLDAAEEPDSGGRDLARSQGLIEFREVTARYPGQERPALSDISFIARPGTVTAIVGRSGSGKSSLIKLIPRFYDPEAGQILLDGHSLTDYKLADLRRQIALVGQQVMLFDGTIAANVAYGEMQSVDAAALERAIQGANAAEFVDKLPDGLNAAIGAKGGKLSGGQRQRLAIARAMLKDAPILILDEATAALDTESERLVQDALERLMPDRTTLVIAHRLSTIEHADQVLVMDQGRIVERGSHSELLAQGGLYAHLHRMQFREAE; encoded by the coding sequence GTGACGGCGAACGCGACCGCCTCGCCGTGGCAGACCTACCGCCGCCTGCTCCGCTTCGCGCTGCCTTACCGCGGCCTGCTGTGGCTGGCGGGCATCGGCATGCTGATCGAAGCGGTCGCCGGCGCGGGCTTCACCAAGTTGATGGACCCGATCATCAACCAGACCTTCATCGCCAAGAACACTACGGTGGCGGTGTGGTTGCCGGCGGCGATCGTCGGCCTGTTCGTGCTGCGCGGGATCGCGGGTTACATCACCGACTACTACATGGCCAAGTCCGGTCGCGGCGTGGCCCGCGATCTGCGCGTGCAGGTGCTGGCCAAGTACCTGCGCCTGCCGGGCTCGCGCTTCGACAGCGAGCCGGTGCCGTCGATGCTGGTGCGGCTGGGTTCCGACAGCGATCAGGTCGCGCAGGCCTCGGTCGACGCTTTGAAGGTGATGGTGCAGCAATCGACCCAGGCGCTGGCGCTGCTGGTGGTGATGCTGTGGACGAGCTGGCAGGTCACCGTTGCGGTGTTCCTGATGGCGCCGCCGCTGGCCTGGGTCATGGACAAGGTCGGCCGCCGTTATCGCCGCATCAGCCACCGCATCCAGGAGAGCGGGGCGCAGTTGCTGCTGGCCGCCGATCAGGCGCTGTCGAACCAGCAGGAAGTGAAGATCTACGGCGCGCAGAAGTCCGAGCTCGACCGCTATGGCGCCATCGCCGATCAGTACCTCAAGCTCAGCCTCAAGGTCGAATCCACGCGCTCCATCGCCTCGGGCATGGTCCAGCTGATGGGGTCGGTCGGCCTGGCGATGCTGCTGTTCGTGGCCGGGCGCGAGGCCTTCGCCGGGCGCCTGGACGCCGGCGGTTTCGTGACGCTGATGGTGTCGATGATGGCGATCATCCCCAACCTGCGTCAGCTCACCAACGTGCAGAACATGCTCCAGCGCGGCGTGGCCTCGGCCGAGCGCCTGTTCGAGGTGCTCGACGCGGCCGAAGAGCCCGACAGCGGCGGCCGCGATCTCGCGCGCAGCCAAGGCTTGATCGAGTTCCGCGAGGTCACCGCGCGTTATCCGGGCCAGGAGCGTCCGGCGCTCAGCGACATCAGCTTTATCGCCCGGCCGGGCACGGTCACCGCCATCGTCGGCCGCTCCGGCAGCGGCAAGTCGAGCCTGATCAAGCTGATCCCGCGCTTCTACGATCCCGAGGCCGGGCAGATCCTGCTCGACGGCCACAGCCTCACCGACTACAAGCTGGCCGACCTGCGCCGCCAGATCGCCTTGGTCGGCCAGCAAGTGATGCTGTTCGACGGCACCATCGCCGCCAACGTGGCCTACGGCGAGATGCAGAGCGTCGACGCGGCCGCGCTGGAGCGCGCGATCCAGGGCGCCAACGCGGCCGAGTTCGTCGACAAGCTGCCCGACGGCTTGAACGCGGCGATCGGCGCCAAGGGCGGCAAGCTCTCCGGCGGCCAGCGCCAGCGTCTGGCGATCGCCCGCGCGATGCTCAAGGACGCGCCGATCCTGATCCTCGACGAAGCCACCGCGGCGCTCGACACCGAGTCCGAGCGCTTGGTCCAGGACGCGCTGGAACGGCTGATGCCCGACCGCACCACGCTGGTCATCGCGCATCGCTTGTCGACCATCGAACACGCCGATCAGGTGTTGGTGATGGATCAGGGCCGCATCGTCGAGCGCGGCTCGCACAGCGAACTGCTCGCGCAGGGCGGCTTGTACGCGCATCTGCACCGCATGCAGTTCCGCGAGGCCGAATGA
- a CDS encoding MotA/TolQ/ExbB proton channel family protein, translating into MLELVKAGGWPMIPLLILSALALAIIIERLWTLRRRAVLPPNLGQEVRAWAAGGKLDPAHIESLRSTAPLGALLAAALDVRGRPREEIRERIEDVGRHLVHRMERYLNTLGTIAAAGPLLGLFGTVVGMIQMFLVINDHGIGDVNQLAGGIGKALVCTATGMIVAIPALIAHRWFRGRVSEYIVAMEHEAIALVDVLQQHPGEGRASEPRPVRLAGGQG; encoded by the coding sequence GTGCTGGAACTGGTGAAGGCCGGCGGTTGGCCGATGATTCCGTTGTTGATCCTGTCGGCCCTGGCCCTGGCGATCATCATCGAGCGGCTGTGGACCCTGCGCCGGCGCGCCGTGCTGCCGCCCAACCTGGGCCAGGAAGTGCGCGCCTGGGCCGCCGGCGGCAAGCTCGACCCGGCCCACATCGAGTCGCTGCGCTCGACCGCGCCGCTGGGCGCGCTGCTCGCCGCCGCGCTCGACGTGCGCGGCCGCCCGCGCGAGGAAATCCGCGAACGCATCGAGGACGTGGGCCGGCATCTGGTCCACCGCATGGAGCGTTACCTGAACACGCTCGGCACCATCGCCGCGGCCGGCCCGCTGCTCGGCCTGTTCGGCACCGTGGTCGGCATGATCCAGATGTTCCTGGTCATCAACGACCACGGCATCGGCGACGTCAACCAGCTCGCCGGCGGCATCGGCAAGGCGCTGGTGTGCACCGCCACCGGCATGATCGTGGCGATCCCGGCGCTGATCGCGCACCGCTGGTTCCGCGGCCGCGTGTCCGAATACATCGTGGCGATGGAGCACGAGGCCATCGCCCTGGTCGATGTGCTGCAGCAGCATCCCGGCGAAGGCCGCGCCAGCGAGCCGCGCCCGGTGCGTCTGGCCGGCGGCCAGGGCTGA
- a CDS encoding biopolymer transporter ExbD, giving the protein MRIRDHRADDEPEINLVPLIDVILVLIIFFVVTATFDARSVLKLELPRATGEPSGDASQALVVLVNAEGRYFVGDREVLRDDLESLKSTIAEVAGDNRDRTVMLRADARTPYQAVVTVYDALGQLGFRKIMSATAPPAPTAAKPAAAAASPGATR; this is encoded by the coding sequence ATGCGCATCCGCGACCACCGCGCCGACGACGAGCCGGAGATCAATCTGGTTCCGCTGATCGACGTGATCCTGGTGTTGATCATCTTCTTCGTGGTCACCGCCACCTTCGACGCGCGCTCGGTGCTCAAGCTCGAGTTGCCGCGCGCCACCGGCGAGCCGTCCGGCGACGCCAGCCAGGCGCTGGTGGTGCTGGTCAACGCCGAGGGCCGTTACTTCGTCGGCGACCGCGAGGTGCTGCGCGACGATCTGGAATCGCTCAAGAGCACCATCGCGGAGGTCGCCGGCGACAACCGCGACCGCACCGTGATGCTGCGCGCCGACGCGCGCACGCCGTATCAGGCCGTGGTCACCGTCTACGACGCGCTCGGCCAGCTCGGTTTCCGCAAGATCATGAGCGCGACCGCGCCGCCGGCGCCGACCGCCGCCAAGCCCGCCGCGGCAGCGGCGTCCCCGGGAGCGACGCGGTGA
- the lolD gene encoding lipoprotein-releasing ABC transporter ATP-binding protein LolD, with protein sequence MNDATANRADASASAAETVLSCQGLAMTYSEGKLHTPVFNGLDFDVRRGETVAILGASGAGKSTLLHLLGGLDTPTAGEVYVAGQRMNSLSDRARGLLRNRALGFVYQFHHLLPEFTALENVMLPVLLGGRDSPSVKEATQRATALLESVGLSHRLGHKPGELSGGERQRAAVARALVNRPACVLGDEPTGNLDEKTAATVFELMLSLNRDQGTSLVMVTHDRRLARRLDRVMELHEGKLRELAAGEV encoded by the coding sequence ATGAATGACGCCACCGCGAACCGCGCGGACGCCTCCGCGTCCGCCGCCGAGACCGTGCTGAGCTGCCAGGGTCTGGCGATGACCTATTCGGAAGGCAAGCTGCACACGCCGGTGTTCAACGGCCTGGACTTCGACGTGCGCCGCGGCGAGACCGTCGCCATCCTCGGCGCGTCCGGCGCCGGCAAGAGTACGCTGCTGCACCTGCTCGGCGGCCTGGACACGCCGACCGCGGGCGAGGTCTACGTCGCCGGCCAGCGCATGAACTCGCTGTCCGACCGCGCGCGCGGCCTGCTGCGCAACCGCGCGCTGGGCTTCGTCTACCAGTTCCACCACCTGCTGCCCGAATTCACCGCGCTGGAGAACGTGATGCTGCCGGTGCTGCTCGGCGGCCGCGATTCGCCGTCGGTGAAGGAAGCCACCCAGCGCGCGACCGCGCTGCTGGAGTCGGTCGGCCTGAGCCATCGCCTGGGCCACAAGCCGGGCGAACTGTCCGGCGGCGAACGCCAGCGCGCGGCGGTCGCGCGCGCGCTGGTCAATCGTCCGGCCTGCGTGCTGGGCGACGAACCCACCGGCAACCTCGACGAGAAGACCGCCGCGACGGTGTTCGAGCTGATGCTCTCGCTCAACCGCGATCAGGGCACGAGCCTGGTGATGGTGACCCACGACCGGCGTCTGGCGCGGCGCCTGGATCGGGTGATGGAGCTGCACGAAGGCAAGCTGCGCGAATTGGCGGCGGGCGAAGTCTGA
- the kdsB gene encoding 3-deoxy-manno-octulosonate cytidylyltransferase, protein MSQDFVVAIPARYAASRLPGKPLRELAGEPLVLHVARRALAAGAREVWIATDDARIADALKDSGVQIAMTSPDHASGTDRLAECADLAGWRDDTVVVNLQGDEPFAPAAGIVAVAETLRDSGAEMSTLAVAVTEVETLFDPNAVKLVRAGNGDALYFSRAPIPWPRDAFAKDRERMPGGGEWLRHIGIYGYRAGFLRKFAKMRPGRLEQIESLEQLRALEAGYRIAVGITPEAFPPGVDTPEDLARAEAFLAAQGEGG, encoded by the coding sequence ATGAGCCAGGACTTCGTCGTCGCCATCCCCGCCCGTTACGCCGCCTCGCGTCTGCCCGGCAAGCCGCTGCGCGAGCTCGCCGGCGAACCGCTGGTGCTGCACGTCGCCCGCCGCGCGCTCGCCGCCGGCGCGCGCGAGGTGTGGATCGCCACCGACGACGCGCGCATCGCCGACGCGCTCAAGGACAGCGGCGTGCAGATCGCGATGACTTCGCCCGACCACGCCTCGGGCACCGACCGTCTGGCCGAATGCGCCGACCTCGCCGGTTGGCGCGACGACACCGTCGTGGTCAATCTGCAAGGCGACGAACCCTTCGCCCCGGCCGCCGGCATCGTCGCCGTCGCCGAGACCCTGCGCGACAGCGGCGCCGAGATGTCGACCCTCGCGGTCGCGGTGACCGAGGTCGAAACCCTGTTCGACCCCAACGCAGTCAAGCTGGTGCGCGCCGGCAACGGCGACGCCTTGTACTTCAGCCGCGCGCCGATCCCATGGCCGCGCGACGCCTTCGCCAAGGACCGCGAGCGCATGCCCGGCGGCGGCGAATGGCTGCGCCACATCGGCATCTACGGCTACCGCGCCGGCTTCCTGCGCAAGTTCGCCAAGATGCGTCCGGGCCGGTTGGAGCAGATCGAATCGCTGGAGCAGTTGCGCGCGCTGGAAGCCGGCTACCGCATCGCCGTCGGCATCACGCCCGAGGCGTTCCCGCCCGGCGTGGACACGCCGGAGGATCTGGCCCGCGCCGAGGCCTTCCTGGCCGCGCAAGGCGAGGGCGGCTGA
- the pgsA gene encoding CDP-diacylglycerol--glycerol-3-phosphate 3-phosphatidyltransferase: MKLTIPTMLTLARIVLIPVLVVVFFLDYTWTNFAAAFIFAFASVTDWLDGWIARRYDQYSAFGAFLDPVADKLMVAVALLLIVQKHPTVWMTLWAAVIVGREIAVSALREWMAELGQRAAVKVAAIGKIKTIVQMVALVCLLYQERILGLPVFQIGEWLLAAAALLTLWSGLSYLRAAWPIMSADTGGPR, from the coding sequence ATGAAGTTGACCATACCCACCATGCTGACCCTGGCGCGGATCGTGCTGATCCCGGTGCTGGTGGTGGTGTTCTTTCTCGACTACACCTGGACCAATTTCGCCGCCGCGTTCATTTTCGCCTTCGCCTCGGTCACCGACTGGCTCGACGGCTGGATCGCGCGCCGTTACGACCAATATTCGGCCTTCGGCGCCTTCCTCGATCCGGTCGCCGACAAGCTCATGGTCGCCGTGGCCCTGTTGCTGATCGTGCAGAAGCACCCGACCGTGTGGATGACGCTGTGGGCCGCGGTCATCGTCGGCCGCGAGATCGCGGTCTCGGCGCTGCGCGAGTGGATGGCCGAGCTCGGCCAGCGCGCGGCGGTCAAGGTCGCCGCGATCGGCAAGATCAAGACCATCGTGCAGATGGTGGCGCTGGTGTGCCTGCTGTACCAGGAACGCATTCTCGGCCTGCCGGTGTTCCAGATCGGCGAATGGCTGCTGGCGGCCGCGGCGCTGCTGACCTTGTGGTCGGGCCTGTCGTATCTGCGCGCGGCGTGGCCGATCATGAGCGCCGACACCGGCGGTCCGCGCTGA
- a CDS encoding ComEC/Rec2 family competence protein yields MFYAARTPPFGKLVALALLAGIGAALAWPGLLPWQASAPLAAFAAAGWWRLRRARTLATFVFGFALASLHAAYALSLQLPPNWEKRDVVLSGRIVDLPQHEPRRSQFRFRVDGDASQPEPLRGRLLRLAWYDDDPAARAALKAGQRWRLQARVRAPRGLRNPGGPDAEKYALAQRLGANGYLRDPQVGAHLLAPPSGLDAWREAMCARIAAAVTTPGSRFVRALALGDTRGLDDADWDVLRADGLTHLIAISGFHVGLVAGFFALFARGAWWLWPRLGRYVPAVVAASIAAMLGGLLYAAAAGFALPTVRTWLMIAIVAALRLMRRPVHGVDALALAAIAVLLADPLALLGAGFWLSFLGVAWLLWCLPAAGEGGWRERLGGFVSAQGVASLGLLPLCAALFGQASLAGPLANLIAVPWWSLIVVPLALIGTGLETVHPGAGEFAWRWAAACFEPGWPGFQALAGSGLALWWLPEPRWFALPLALLGAFWLLLPRGTPGKALALLLWLPLLYPDRHLPEPGEAELVVIDVGQGLSVLVRTAHHSLLFDAGPAVRDGFDAGERAVAPALHALGVRRLDAAVASHGDQDHAGGWAAVLRAFPAPLRFAPSGIEGEAVRGLQPHVCEAGREWRWDGVRLRFLHPPAHFPYLRNESSCVLRIDSEHGSALLTGDIGEVIERDLVRRAAQSPDDTLRADVVLVAHHGSAESSDPAFVRATGARYALVSSGHGNRFGHPRAAVVERWRRAGAEVADTAAGGALRIGLRAPSGGDGPGPRLETRRQAHPRLWDASRRAPGLSYRPD; encoded by the coding sequence ATGTTCTATGCGGCAAGGACGCCGCCGTTCGGAAAACTCGTAGCGCTCGCCTTGCTGGCCGGCATCGGCGCCGCACTGGCTTGGCCGGGGTTGCTGCCTTGGCAGGCGTCGGCGCCGCTTGCCGCGTTCGCCGCCGCCGGTTGGTGGCGACTGCGGCGCGCCCGCACGCTCGCAACCTTCGTCTTCGGCTTCGCGCTCGCGAGTCTGCACGCGGCGTACGCGCTGTCGCTGCAATTGCCGCCGAACTGGGAAAAGCGCGACGTCGTCCTGAGCGGCCGCATCGTCGATTTGCCCCAGCACGAGCCGCGCCGCAGCCAATTCCGCTTCCGCGTCGACGGCGATGCGTCGCAACCCGAGCCCTTGCGCGGACGATTGCTGCGGCTCGCGTGGTACGACGACGATCCCGCCGCGCGCGCCGCGCTCAAGGCCGGCCAGCGCTGGCGCCTGCAGGCGCGGGTGCGCGCGCCGCGCGGCTTGCGCAACCCGGGCGGTCCCGATGCCGAGAAGTACGCCTTGGCGCAGCGGCTCGGCGCCAACGGCTATCTGCGCGATCCGCAAGTCGGCGCGCATTTGCTCGCGCCGCCCTCCGGCCTGGACGCATGGCGCGAAGCCATGTGCGCGCGCATCGCCGCGGCGGTGACGACGCCCGGATCGCGCTTCGTGCGCGCACTTGCGCTCGGCGATACGCGCGGTCTCGACGATGCCGATTGGGACGTCCTGCGCGCCGACGGCCTCACCCATCTGATCGCCATTTCCGGTTTCCACGTCGGCCTCGTTGCCGGTTTCTTCGCCTTGTTCGCGCGCGGCGCGTGGTGGCTGTGGCCGCGCCTGGGGCGTTACGTGCCGGCGGTCGTCGCGGCATCGATAGCGGCGATGCTCGGCGGCTTGCTGTACGCCGCGGCGGCCGGTTTCGCGCTGCCGACCGTGCGCACGTGGCTGATGATCGCGATCGTGGCGGCCCTGCGCCTGATGCGGCGGCCGGTCCACGGCGTCGATGCCTTGGCGCTGGCGGCGATCGCGGTATTGCTGGCCGATCCGCTCGCGCTGCTCGGCGCCGGTTTCTGGCTGAGCTTCCTCGGCGTCGCGTGGCTGCTGTGGTGTTTGCCGGCGGCGGGCGAGGGCGGCTGGCGCGAGCGCTTGGGCGGCTTCGTCTCGGCCCAGGGCGTGGCCAGCCTGGGCTTGCTGCCGTTGTGCGCGGCGCTGTTCGGACAAGCGTCGTTGGCGGGGCCGCTGGCGAATCTGATCGCGGTGCCTTGGTGGAGTCTGATCGTCGTGCCGCTGGCGCTGATCGGCACGGGCCTGGAAACCGTCCACCCCGGTGCGGGCGAATTCGCCTGGCGCTGGGCGGCGGCTTGCTTCGAGCCCGGTTGGCCCGGATTCCAAGCGCTGGCCGGCAGCGGTCTGGCGCTGTGGTGGTTGCCCGAGCCGCGCTGGTTCGCGCTGCCGCTGGCCCTGCTCGGCGCGTTCTGGCTGTTGCTGCCGCGTGGGACGCCCGGCAAAGCGCTGGCGCTGTTGCTATGGCTGCCGCTGCTGTACCCGGACCGGCATCTGCCCGAGCCGGGCGAGGCCGAACTGGTCGTAATCGACGTAGGGCAGGGGCTGTCGGTATTGGTGCGCACCGCTCATCACAGCCTGCTGTTCGACGCCGGCCCCGCGGTGCGCGACGGCTTCGACGCCGGCGAGCGCGCGGTGGCGCCGGCGCTGCACGCGCTCGGCGTGCGCCGGCTCGATGCGGCCGTCGCCAGTCACGGCGATCAAGACCATGCCGGCGGCTGGGCCGCGGTGCTGCGCGCCTTCCCCGCGCCGCTCAGATTCGCGCCGTCCGGCATCGAAGGCGAAGCCGTGCGCGGCCTGCAGCCGCACGTCTGCGAAGCCGGCCGCGAATGGCGCTGGGACGGCGTGCGCCTGCGCTTTCTGCATCCGCCCGCGCACTTTCCCTACCTGCGCAACGAATCCAGTTGCGTGCTGCGCATCGACAGCGAACACGGCAGCGCGTTGCTGACCGGCGACATCGGCGAGGTGATCGAGCGCGATCTGGTCCGGCGCGCCGCGCAATCGCCGGACGACACCTTGCGCGCCGACGTCGTTCTGGTCGCCCACCACGGCAGCGCCGAATCCTCCGATCCGGCCTTCGTGCGCGCCACCGGCGCCCGCTACGCCCTGGTCTCCAGCGGCCACGGCAACCGCTTCGGCCATCCGCGCGCGGCGGTGGTCGAGCGCTGGCGCCGGGCCGGGGCGGAGGTGGCCGACACCGCCGCCGGCGGCGCCCTGCGGATCGGGCTGCGCGCGCCGTCCGGCGGGGACGGGCCCGGGCCGCGCCTGGAAACGCGACGTCAGGCACACCCAAGGCTGTGGGACGCGAGCCGGCGCGCGCCTGGGCTATCCTATCGGCCGGATTGA
- a CDS encoding low molecular weight protein-tyrosine-phosphatase, protein MRLLVVCLGNICRSPVAEGVLRARIEASSLRGLIELDSAGTGDWHIGEPPDRRSIANAAQHGVDISGLRARQLAAADYRECDWLLCADRANLRDVRARAPANATAQSALLLDWCGTVADSEIPDPYTGGPAQFEHVFQLLDRAADGAIARLRRELQLR, encoded by the coding sequence GTGCGCTTGCTGGTGGTGTGCCTGGGCAACATCTGCCGCTCGCCGGTGGCCGAGGGCGTGCTGCGCGCGCGCATCGAGGCCTCGTCGCTGCGCGGCCTGATCGAACTCGACTCGGCCGGCACCGGCGACTGGCACATCGGCGAACCGCCGGACCGGCGCTCGATCGCCAACGCCGCGCAGCACGGCGTCGACATCTCCGGCCTGCGCGCGCGCCAACTCGCCGCCGCCGATTACCGCGAATGCGACTGGCTGCTGTGCGCCGACCGCGCCAACCTGCGCGACGTCCGCGCCCGCGCGCCGGCGAACGCCACCGCCCAGAGTGCGTTGCTGCTCGATTGGTGCGGCACCGTCGCCGACAGCGAAATCCCCGATCCCTACACCGGCGGTCCTGCGCAGTTCGAGCACGTGTTCCAACTGCTGGACCGCGCCGCCGACGGCGCCATCGCGCGGCTGCGGCGGGAGTTGCAGCTGCGTTGA
- the lpxK gene encoding tetraacyldisaccharide 4'-kinase → MTTEHRGGPPAYWYDESPVPAHARLLAALYGAVTSLRRGLYRKGLKRSRHPGVPVLVVGNITAGGAGKTPLTIALVQRLRQEGWNPGVATRGYGRDDAATPLWVERNTDARVGGDEPVLIARRTGAKVRADRDRASAARALAEAGCDLVICDDGLQHYRLARDIEIEVVDGRRRYGNGQLLPAGPLREPPERGAQCDFRVVNLPQPAPGEAAANAGFGEWPMRLVADQALPLLGARPLKLDGFAGQRVHAVAGIGDPERYFAMLRGFGIAVVPHAFADHHRYAAADFAFGSKLPVLMTEKDAVKIPLDGQGGFDPESYYSVPVRAELPEAFWVSLLDKLQALKRK, encoded by the coding sequence ATGACCACCGAACACCGCGGCGGCCCGCCGGCTTACTGGTACGACGAAAGCCCGGTGCCGGCGCACGCGCGCCTGCTCGCCGCGCTGTACGGCGCCGTCACCAGCCTGCGCCGCGGTCTCTACCGCAAAGGCCTCAAGCGCAGCCGCCATCCCGGCGTGCCGGTGCTGGTGGTCGGCAACATCACCGCCGGCGGCGCCGGCAAGACGCCGCTGACCATCGCGTTGGTCCAGCGCCTCAGGCAGGAAGGCTGGAACCCCGGCGTCGCCACCCGCGGCTACGGCCGCGACGACGCCGCGACGCCGTTGTGGGTCGAGCGCAACACCGACGCGCGCGTCGGCGGCGACGAGCCGGTGCTGATCGCGCGCCGTACCGGCGCCAAGGTCCGCGCCGACCGCGACCGCGCCAGCGCCGCGCGCGCGCTGGCCGAGGCCGGTTGCGATCTGGTGATCTGCGACGACGGCCTGCAGCACTACCGGCTGGCGCGCGATATCGAAATCGAAGTGGTCGACGGCCGCCGCCGCTACGGCAACGGCCAGTTGCTGCCGGCCGGTCCCCTGCGCGAACCGCCCGAGCGCGGCGCGCAGTGCGACTTCCGCGTCGTCAACCTGCCGCAGCCCGCGCCCGGCGAAGCGGCGGCCAACGCCGGCTTCGGCGAATGGCCGATGCGTCTGGTCGCCGATCAAGCGCTGCCGCTGCTCGGCGCGCGTCCGCTCAAGCTCGACGGCTTCGCGGGGCAGCGCGTGCACGCGGTCGCCGGGATCGGCGACCCGGAGCGCTACTTCGCCATGCTGCGCGGTTTCGGCATCGCCGTGGTTCCGCACGCGTTCGCCGACCATCACCGCTACGCCGCCGCCGATTTCGCCTTCGGCAGCAAGCTGCCGGTGCTGATGACCGAGAAGGACGCGGTCAAGATCCCGCTGGACGGGCAGGGCGGGTTCGATCCGGAGTCGTACTACAGCGTACCGGTGCGGGCCGAATTGCCGGAGGCGTTCTGGGTGTCGTTGTTGGACAAGCTGCAGGCGCTCAAACGCAAGTGA